The following are from one region of the Nocardia terpenica genome:
- a CDS encoding RNHCP domain-containing protein: MSNNTSDQHTSTQHGPSPALRTATFPCMRCGLVVATLAPDNTRRNHCPSCLSSRHIHDHVDGGVSQCQGRMAPLSIAVLRTGDWALVHRCTRCHELAMHPVSGDDNQLMLMRLAVRPLAEPPFPLEVFGDL; this comes from the coding sequence GTGTCGAACAACACCTCCGATCAGCACACCTCCACCCAGCACGGGCCGAGTCCGGCGCTGCGCACCGCGACCTTCCCCTGCATGCGCTGCGGCCTCGTCGTGGCCACGCTCGCGCCGGACAACACCCGCCGCAATCACTGTCCGAGCTGCCTGAGCTCGCGGCACATCCACGATCACGTCGACGGTGGCGTGTCGCAGTGCCAGGGCCGGATGGCTCCGCTGTCGATCGCGGTGCTGCGCACCGGCGACTGGGCCCTGGTGCACCGCTGCACGCGGTGTCACGAGTTGGCCATGCATCCGGTGAGCGGGGACGACAATCAGCTCATGCTGATGCGGCTGGCGGTGCGGCCGCTGGCCGAACCGCCTTTCCCGCTCGAAGTTTTCGGCGATCTGT
- a CDS encoding DUF2165 family protein, translated as MTDLATWGRIRRISVAALAALTGVGCLMGAISHVVDVDRGLHCALAEAETPGSCAYITLAGWIAVIAVEFAIAAVMFTAAPLWVRSLAADRATAGPGMAERMTDFGWGVEILLSAFGFLTVGNEWPLRWIWPEWAGSRAPLHIFLVAATGLVLSQLSDNGIGLRGRRGPRQSPQRNGSERERDHGENHHQPDDRQR; from the coding sequence GTGACCGATCTCGCAACCTGGGGGCGCATCCGGCGAATATCGGTGGCGGCATTGGCCGCACTGACCGGAGTCGGCTGTCTCATGGGCGCGATATCGCATGTCGTCGATGTCGACCGGGGACTGCACTGCGCGCTGGCGGAGGCCGAAACACCCGGTTCCTGTGCGTATATCACGCTGGCCGGGTGGATTGCCGTGATCGCGGTGGAGTTCGCCATCGCGGCGGTCATGTTCACCGCCGCGCCGCTGTGGGTGCGTTCGCTGGCCGCCGATCGGGCGACCGCCGGTCCGGGGATGGCCGAAAGGATGACGGATTTCGGTTGGGGTGTCGAAATTCTCCTGTCCGCCTTCGGATTTCTGACCGTCGGAAACGAGTGGCCGCTGCGCTGGATCTGGCCGGAGTGGGCCGGGAGCCGGGCGCCGCTACACATCTTCCTGGTGGCCGCCACCGGGCTGGTGCTGTCGCAGCTGTCCGACAACGGGATCGGCCTGCGCGGCCGCCGAGGCCCGCGACAGTCGCCACAGCGCAACGGGTCCGAGCGCGAGCGCGACCACGGCGAGAATCACCACCAGCCGGACGACCGGCAGCGGTGA
- a CDS encoding chorismate mutase, whose translation MKGFAAAAVTTAAFLAVSISDAGSAAAEPDSHPLDRLVALVADRLDTADTVAAVKWAAAAREGAEPVIDDPAREARIYEAMARLGAERGLPEPWVRQVFAGQIEANKIVQRGLVERWRAGVAAAPVPATDLAGVRPVIDRANVEIVEQLAAHRAELSAPGCATDLAGSVLDTMPARNGDAVYRVALVRASFGLCATPS comes from the coding sequence ATGAAGGGATTTGCCGCGGCCGCGGTGACCACGGCGGCGTTCCTGGCGGTTTCGATATCGGATGCCGGATCCGCTGCGGCGGAACCGGATTCGCATCCGCTGGATCGCCTGGTGGCGCTGGTCGCCGACCGGCTCGACACCGCCGACACCGTGGCGGCGGTCAAGTGGGCCGCCGCGGCGCGCGAGGGCGCCGAACCGGTCATCGACGATCCGGCGCGCGAGGCGCGGATCTACGAGGCGATGGCCCGGCTGGGCGCCGAGCGCGGCCTGCCGGAGCCGTGGGTGCGGCAGGTGTTCGCGGGGCAGATCGAGGCCAACAAGATCGTGCAGCGTGGCCTGGTCGAGCGCTGGCGGGCCGGGGTGGCCGCAGCGCCCGTGCCCGCGACCGACCTCGCGGGCGTCCGCCCCGTCATCGATCGGGCCAATGTCGAGATCGTCGAGCAGCTGGCCGCGCACCGGGCGGAACTGTCCGCCCCGGGCTGCGCCACCGACCTCGCGGGAAGCGTCCTGGACACGATGCCCGCCCGCAACGGCGATGCCGTGTACCGGGTCGCGCTGGTTCGCGCCTCCTTCGGATTGTGCGCGACGCCGTCGTAA
- a CDS encoding BlaI/MecI/CopY family transcriptional regulator, which produces MGTRGFGNLETVVMDRVWDREGETTTVREVYDGIAAEREIAYTTVMTTMDNLHRKGWLERRRQGKAFLYWPTLTREEHSARLMRETLDGGGDSDLVLAHFVEQIGPEDSERLVAALRRIRRGGK; this is translated from the coding sequence GTGGGGACTCGTGGATTCGGAAATTTGGAGACGGTCGTGATGGACCGGGTATGGGACCGCGAGGGCGAGACGACGACCGTCCGCGAGGTCTACGACGGCATCGCCGCCGAGCGCGAGATCGCCTACACCACGGTCATGACCACCATGGACAATCTCCATCGCAAGGGCTGGCTGGAGCGCCGCCGTCAGGGCAAGGCGTTCCTGTATTGGCCCACCCTCACCCGGGAGGAGCACAGCGCGCGGCTGATGCGCGAGACACTGGACGGCGGCGGCGATTCCGACCTGGTGCTCGCGCATTTCGTCGAGCAGATCGGTCCGGAGGATTCGGAGCGGCTGGTGGCGGCGCTGCGCCGAATCCGACGCGGAGGCAAGTGA